The proteins below are encoded in one region of Macadamia integrifolia cultivar HAES 741 unplaced genomic scaffold, SCU_Mint_v3 scaffold585, whole genome shotgun sequence:
- the LOC122069338 gene encoding uncharacterized protein LOC122069338, translating to MAASMRSFFYAILILNLLGKGLCQCSLKSLTVSQDKTGKMVGGEAEYEVTVTNTCYCTQTSVTLSCPGFSAVKSIDTSVLTVNGNTCTLTQPLYGSKSVSFKYASGTPFTFTLASSQIACS from the exons ATGGCAGCTTCAATGAGATCCTTCTTCTATGCAATTCTCATCCTCAATCTCCTTGGGAAGG GTTTGTGCCAATGCAGCTTGAAAAGCCTCACAGTTTCACAAGATAAAACTGGGAAGATGGTAGGAGGGGAAGCTGAGTATGAGGTGACAGTGACTAACACCTGCTATTGCACCCAAACTAGTGTGACATTGAGCTGTCCAGGATTTTCTGCAGTGAAGAGCATCGACACTTCAGTCTTAACAGTGAATGGGAATACATGCACACTTACACAGCCCTTGTATGGTTCCAAATCAGTTAGTTTCAAATATGCATCGGGCACTCCATTTACCTTTACTCTGGCCAGCTCCCAGATTGCCTGCTCTTGA